The following coding sequences lie in one Anoplolepis gracilipes chromosome 4, ASM4749672v1, whole genome shotgun sequence genomic window:
- the LOC140665074 gene encoding uncharacterized protein, whose amino-acid sequence MEMRKKWLEALHLQNYEPKKSAAVCSVHFRETNYQLDHKYCKLKKVAVPHLLEIEMQSEYTIHTNVDKPPIQTNLDKPPIQKNLHEPPIKTNSDVPSIQIDSDDPVLQTDSNNPPLQRVSSDLDHQNTFIEENNTGNTNKMVRRSTSISPDRIMNSPINTKIRKMYKDNIKHLKRKLSISHYERKKHG is encoded by the exons ATGGAGATGCGCAAGAAATGGCTCGAAGCCTtacatttgcaaaattatgagCCAAAAAAATCTGCTGCAGTTTGTTCCGTTCATTTTAGAGAAACGAATTATCAACTTgatcataaatattgcaaattaaaaaaagttgctgttccacat TTACTTGAAATAGAAATGCAATCTGAATATACAATTCACACAAATGTAGATAAACCTCCAATTCAGACAAATTTAGATAAGCCTCCGattcagaaaaatttacatgagCCTCCAATTAAGACAAATTCAGATGTGCCTTCAATTCAGATAGATTCAGATGATCCAGTACTTCAGACAGATTCAAATAATCCTCCTCTGCAGAGAGTTTCGAGTGATTTAGATCatcaaaatacttttattgaagaaaataacactg gtaatactaataaaatggTGCGTCGTTCTACTAGTATATCTCCTGACAGAATCATGAATTCAccaataaatactaaaattcgaaaaatgtacaaagataacattaaacatttaaaaagaaaactatcTATAAGTCATTATGAGCGTAAAAAACACGGCTGA
- the LOC140664969 gene encoding uncharacterized protein, translating to MINNNDADDEREKIEDVALERHFKPIAEPLKQIVENTIDVESDASKVESFGIPREEQESIKQKRSNISLTYEKISNGGRKRSNDSLITSTPNQSKRMKQSTPIKAVQQPQIISSPSVEEIFETTPEAVVTSVQRQLQTSEGLNMLREHLGPLGQRYIGAILGQDVNNEMDYIYGVKFSDEGMMLGDKHFEVDKNDNIIINGMKYAGTPGLYELIFKRIPDDAVYTENDMHKYKSILLATNAHRRDSNVRNPVLGNKGYKYKYIIASLLPIKRKIGKGINLPRTMTLSENKIEYVHWNDPNELVDRLRLLETSRRAGNNAHGNEIMSIIEELREAGLIIN from the exons ATGATAAACAACAATGATGCTGATGATGAACGTGAAAAGATT gaagaCGTCGCTTTGGAGAGACATTTTAAGCCAATCGCTGAACCTCTAAAACAAATTGTTGAGAATACCATCGATGTAGAATCTGATGCATCGAAAGTGGAGTCGTTTGGTATACCCAGAGAAGAACAAGAGAGCATAAAGCAGAAACGATCAAACATTTCACtaacttatgaaaaaatatcaaatgggGGACGAAAACGATCAAACGATTCATTGATAACTTCTACACCAAATCAATCAAAGCGAATGAAACAATCGACTCCGATAAAAGCTGTACAACAACCTCAAATAATCTCGTCTCCTTCCgtcgaagaaatttttgagaccACACCCGAAGCGGTTGTGACGTCGGTTCAACGTCAATTACAAACATCCGAAGGTCTGAATATGTTGCGAGAACATCTTGGTCCGCTCGGACAAAGATATATCGGAGCAATTTTAGGCCAAGATGTAAATAACGAGATGGATTACATATACGGTGTTAAATTTTCCGATGAAGGAATGATGCTCGGCGATAAACATTTCGAAGTGgataagaatgataatataatcatcaaTGGAATGAAATATGCGGGGACGCCGGGtctctatgaattaatttttaagagaattcccgacgatgctgtatatacagagaacgatatgcataaatataaaagtatattactggCAACAAACGCGCATAGACGTGATAGTAATGTGCGTAATCCAGTATTAGGTAACAaaggatacaaatataaatatataatcgcttcATTACTTcctatcaaaagaaaaattgggaAAGGTATAAACCTACCACGCACTATGACACTGagtgagaataaaattgaatacgtgcattggaacgatccCAACGAATTGGTAGATCGTTTGCGGCTGCTGGAAACTTCGCGTCGAGCAGGTAACAATGCTCACGGCAATGAAATCATGTCAATTATCGAAGAGCTTCGCGAGGCgggtcttattataaattaa